In a genomic window of Hyphomonas sp.:
- a CDS encoding response regulator, with protein MYSDIVSAELRSLRTYAQLLIDDADLGDRAVCATLSDIISSAQTTDLGGLCRVTLFHQLDIKLLETLDARGEDGAVSPLLDGLSMLEKRVLLLAVVCGFDAADIGRITGTGEAETRGVLARVQMAISTATRVGVLIIEDEPHMADLLSLLVQQTGHWVAGIAHTGEQAVELAREKTFGLILSDIELNQDMCGKSTVRNIRTVLGKDVPTVYITAHPDRVGEADTKGRDALLSKPFDIWRVRDAVNTALHAFAPRHAV; from the coding sequence ATGTATTCAGATATCGTATCTGCAGAATTGCGGTCTCTGAGAACCTATGCCCAGTTGCTGATCGACGATGCAGACTTGGGCGACCGGGCCGTTTGCGCCACGCTCAGCGACATCATTTCCTCAGCCCAAACGACGGATCTCGGTGGCCTGTGCCGGGTAACGCTCTTCCACCAATTGGACATCAAGCTTCTCGAAACGCTTGATGCGCGAGGTGAGGACGGCGCTGTATCGCCGCTGCTGGATGGACTTTCGATGCTGGAGAAGCGGGTTCTTCTGCTGGCAGTAGTGTGCGGATTCGATGCGGCCGACATTGGCCGGATCACCGGGACCGGTGAAGCTGAGACGCGCGGCGTTCTTGCGCGCGTTCAGATGGCGATTTCAACGGCCACGCGTGTCGGTGTGCTGATCATTGAGGATGAGCCACATATGGCGGATTTGCTGTCCTTGCTGGTTCAGCAGACGGGCCACTGGGTTGCCGGAATCGCCCATACAGGTGAGCAGGCTGTCGAACTTGCGCGTGAAAAGACGTTCGGACTCATCCTTTCGGATATCGAACTGAACCAGGACATGTGTGGCAAGTCGACAGTACGAAACATCCGGACTGTTCTGGGCAAGGATGTGCCGACCGTCTACATCACCGCGCATCCCGACCGGGTGGGCGAAGCCGACACGAAGGGGCGGGATGCCCTGCTGTCAAAACCATTCGACATCTGGCGCGTTCGCGATGCGGTGAACACTGCGCTTCATGCTTTCGCGCCTCGGCACGCAGTCTGA
- the fliL gene encoding flagellar basal body-associated FliL family protein, with product MATDNEAEPAEKASGGPGLAALAPLAVVCAAGAFGAVYFLSGNSGSAEAAACVTAADGSHVAAPLAMEEYVYVDIQEILVTIGNEPATRYVKIKTSVISDSRNMAAVKKAEPMLVDAFVGYLRALTLSDFESADFYPKMREQLAVRADVVLGTDVSHGVLVTEFLLR from the coding sequence GTGGCGACCGACAATGAAGCGGAACCTGCAGAAAAAGCGTCAGGCGGGCCAGGCCTGGCTGCGCTGGCGCCGCTGGCTGTCGTGTGCGCTGCCGGGGCCTTCGGCGCCGTCTATTTCCTGTCAGGCAATTCAGGCTCCGCCGAGGCTGCGGCCTGCGTGACGGCTGCCGATGGCAGCCATGTGGCTGCACCTTTGGCGATGGAAGAGTATGTCTATGTCGACATCCAGGAAATCCTCGTCACGATCGGTAATGAGCCAGCCACCCGCTATGTGAAGATCAAGACATCGGTCATATCCGACTCCCGCAACATGGCAGCGGTGAAGAAGGCCGAGCCCATGCTGGTCGACGCCTTTGTCGGATATCTGCGGGCCTTGACGCTGTCGGACTTCGAGTCGGCCGATTTCTATCCCAAGATGCGCGAACAATTGGCTGTGCGGGCGGATGTCGTTCTCGGCACAGACGTATCACACGGCGTGCTCGTCACCGAATTCCTGCTGAGGTGA
- the fliF gene encoding flagellar basal-body MS-ring/collar protein FliF, which translates to MKLLETLKALSMVQKLTLAGAVAGVVLAMTFMVQGAVKSPMALLYSGLDPMHTGEVISELEKRGVDYEIRGEAIFIPQSQRDSVRFALAKDGLPQQSVRGYELLDDVNGFSVTSEMYNAAYWRAKEGELTRTILAIPGVSSARVHIGASLRSGFARSGPPQTASVTLVSSTKLSASQAEAIQYMVALAVSGLDPADVAIIDPKRGLLAGPNVDRLEEPGIVAENQSSRLEQKILRLLEARVGPGNARVSVSVDVNRQRQRVSEVVFDPNSRVIRNRTSNDVSEASGGGAAGVTVASNLPQGGGGQGGGSSTLKNSTESVVYDINETRRETETLPGEIERISVAVLLNEQVLGFDANAEDSAPLMRSLVSDFEQLILSGAGLSAERGDSLTVELMPFQEIEVEELTPAPGLVETLTERYFWSGLQAVLLGIVVIVLGFGVVRPLLSQGRKGELAVGMDTAVDGGSQTLTTDTVDPLDYLKSYTRERQDETANLLQEWLNEDRKALVNE; encoded by the coding sequence ATGAAACTGTTGGAGACGCTGAAAGCCCTGTCGATGGTGCAGAAGCTGACATTGGCAGGAGCGGTTGCGGGCGTTGTCCTGGCCATGACGTTCATGGTGCAAGGCGCGGTCAAATCGCCGATGGCGCTGCTGTACTCCGGTCTGGATCCGATGCACACCGGCGAAGTGATCAGCGAGTTGGAGAAACGCGGCGTGGATTACGAGATCCGCGGCGAGGCGATCTTCATTCCCCAGTCGCAGCGCGATTCCGTGCGCTTCGCGCTGGCCAAGGATGGCCTGCCGCAACAATCGGTGCGCGGGTACGAATTGCTGGACGACGTCAACGGGTTTTCCGTGACATCGGAAATGTACAATGCTGCCTATTGGCGGGCAAAGGAAGGCGAACTGACCCGGACCATTCTGGCCATTCCCGGCGTATCATCGGCCCGTGTTCATATCGGCGCCAGCCTGCGCTCCGGCTTCGCCCGATCAGGGCCACCCCAGACTGCATCCGTCACGCTGGTGTCCAGCACCAAGCTCAGTGCCAGTCAGGCCGAGGCGATCCAGTATATGGTGGCGCTCGCCGTTTCCGGGCTTGATCCGGCCGACGTGGCGATCATCGACCCGAAGCGCGGGCTGCTGGCCGGTCCGAATGTCGACCGTCTCGAAGAGCCGGGCATTGTGGCCGAGAATCAGTCGAGCCGCCTGGAACAGAAAATCCTGCGTCTGCTCGAGGCTCGCGTAGGCCCCGGCAATGCTCGCGTATCCGTATCGGTCGATGTGAACCGGCAACGTCAGCGCGTGTCCGAAGTCGTGTTCGACCCGAATTCCCGGGTAATCCGCAATCGTACCAGCAATGATGTCAGCGAAGCGAGTGGCGGCGGCGCCGCCGGTGTCACGGTTGCCAGCAACCTGCCGCAAGGTGGAGGCGGGCAGGGGGGCGGCTCCAGCACGCTGAAGAACTCCACCGAAAGCGTGGTGTACGACATCAATGAGACGCGGCGCGAAACCGAAACCCTGCCCGGCGAAATCGAGCGCATTTCCGTGGCGGTCCTGCTGAATGAGCAGGTGCTCGGGTTTGACGCGAATGCCGAGGATTCCGCGCCCTTGATGCGCAGTCTTGTCAGTGATTTCGAGCAACTTATTCTTTCGGGCGCCGGTCTCAGCGCCGAGCGGGGCGATTCGCTGACAGTCGAGTTGATGCCATTTCAGGAAATCGAAGTCGAGGAACTGACGCCTGCTCCAGGGCTCGTTGAAACGCTGACAGAGCGCTACTTCTGGTCCGGTCTGCAGGCGGTCCTGCTTGGGATTGTTGTGATTGTGCTTGGCTTCGGTGTGGTTCGTCCACTGCTCTCTCAGGGGCGCAAGGGCGAGTTGGCCGTAGGCATGGATACCGCGGTCGACGGAGGGTCGCAGACGCTGACGACCGACACGGTCGATCCGCTTGACTACCTGAAGAGCTATACGCGTGAGCGTCAGGATGAAACCGCCAACCTGCTGCAGGAATGGCTGAACGAAGACCGGAAGGCGCTGGTCAATGAGTGA
- a CDS encoding FliM/FliN family flagellar motor switch protein: protein MAYPEMTPSDENAVETDDALPGGKVYRSIYNVPVNVIVSIGQKRLTVSEILELRPDSVIALSARIEDPVSLTVDNKLIARGELIETEEGGLGVKITEIAEDPDATGT from the coding sequence ATGGCCTATCCTGAAATGACGCCTTCGGATGAAAATGCGGTCGAGACGGATGACGCCCTGCCGGGCGGCAAGGTGTATCGGTCCATCTACAATGTGCCGGTCAATGTGATTGTCTCGATCGGCCAGAAGCGTCTGACCGTTTCCGAAATTCTGGAACTGCGTCCCGATTCGGTGATCGCCCTGTCTGCCCGGATCGAGGATCCGGTGTCGCTGACCGTCGACAATAAGCTGATTGCCCGGGGAGAATTGATCGAGACCGAAGAAGGTGGACTGGGCGTGAAGATCACGGAGATCGCGGAGGACCCCGATGCCACGGGGACTTGA
- the fliP gene encoding flagellar type III secretion system pore protein FliP (The bacterial flagellar biogenesis protein FliP forms a type III secretion system (T3SS)-type pore required for flagellar assembly.), with protein MPRGLEFLPRLAGGLIFLILLLALVGPAHAQEAGQVELPLPDASGFLNNGGEGGLSGSVILLLVLVTVLSLAPGIAMMATCLPFMIIVFSFLRQAIGVQQAPPNMLIMALAMFLTFFVMEPTFMEAWAAGISPYMDGTIGEAEAWTATTEPFRAFMTARVDPETIPVLADAVNRPVVEGEDPSFALLSTAFMLSEIKHAFQIGFVIFLPFLVIDLVVSSVLMAVGMMMVPPTVVSLPFKVGFIVLADGWLKITEALLRGYAG; from the coding sequence ATGCCACGGGGACTTGAGTTCCTGCCACGGCTAGCCGGCGGGTTGATCTTTCTGATCTTGTTGCTCGCATTGGTCGGCCCTGCCCACGCACAAGAGGCCGGTCAGGTCGAACTGCCCCTGCCGGACGCAAGCGGCTTCCTGAACAATGGCGGGGAAGGCGGACTGAGCGGCTCGGTCATCCTGCTGCTTGTCCTGGTGACGGTGCTGAGCCTGGCGCCGGGCATTGCCATGATGGCCACCTGCCTGCCTTTCATGATCATCGTGTTTTCGTTCCTGCGCCAGGCCATCGGTGTCCAGCAGGCCCCCCCGAACATGTTGATCATGGCGCTTGCCATGTTCCTTACTTTCTTCGTCATGGAGCCGACCTTCATGGAGGCCTGGGCGGCGGGCATCTCGCCCTATATGGACGGAACGATTGGAGAGGCCGAAGCATGGACCGCCACGACGGAGCCTTTTCGGGCCTTCATGACAGCGCGTGTCGATCCGGAAACCATCCCCGTACTTGCAGATGCCGTGAACAGGCCGGTCGTCGAGGGCGAGGACCCATCCTTCGCTCTGCTTTCGACCGCCTTCATGCTGTCGGAAATCAAGCACGCCTTCCAGATCGGGTTCGTGATATTCCTGCCTTTCCTGGTGATTGATCTGGTCGTGTCGTCTGTCCTCATGGCAGTCGGCATGATGATGGTGCCGCCAACGGTTGTTTCGTTGCCGTTTAAGGTGGGATTCATTGTTCTGGCCGATGGCTGGCTGAAGATCACTGAAGCGCTGCTGCGAGGATATGCCGGATGA